The Desmodus rotundus isolate HL8 chromosome 3, HLdesRot8A.1, whole genome shotgun sequence genome includes a region encoding these proteins:
- the CASZ1 gene encoding zinc finger protein castor homolog 1 isoform X3 — MDLGTAEGARCTDPPTGKPAMAAKRKGGLKLNAICAKLSRQVVVEKGAEPGTHTQGSPRRPQDKERGGAESGAARAPHSEEDKRRAVIEKWVNGEYSEEPAPTPVLGRTAREGLELPPEGVYMVQPQGCSDEEDHSEEPPKDGSAAGEKDTDRAASKDDSGPSTKQASGEASSLRDYAATTMTEFLGMFGYDDQNTRDELARKISFEKLRGGPTPEAATSSTLPTAEDALSKRARFSKYEEYIRKLKAGEQLSWPAHGTKAEDRAGKEAVGPLPGLRLPSNTAHLETKATILPLPSHGGVPMQGLVARASKYDFFIQKLKTGENLRPQNGSTYKKPSKYDLENVKYLHLFKPGEGSPDMGGAIAFKTGKVGRPSKYDVRAIQKPGPAKVPPTPSLAPAPLASGPSAPSAAGPGPEPPTSLPFSTPEYLKSAFSKTDSITTGTVSTVKNGLPTDKPAVTEDVNIYQKYIARFSGSQHCGHIHCAYQYREHYHCLDPECNYQRFTSKQDVIRHYNMHKKRDNSLQHGFMRFSPLDDCSVYYHGCHLNGKSTHYHCMQVGCNKVYTSTSDVMTHENFHKKNTQLINDGFQRFRATEDCGTADCQFYGQKTTHFHCRRPGCTFTFKNKCDIEKHKSYHIKDDAYAKDGFKKFYKYEECKYEGCVYSKATNHFHCIRAGCGFTFTSTSQMTSHKRKHERRHIRSSGVLGLPPSLLGAKDTEHEESSNDDLVDFSALSSKNSSLSASPTSQQSSASLAAATATAEAVPSATKPPNSKISGLLSQGLPGSIPLALALSNSGLPTTAPYFPTLPGRGSASLPVGTPGLMGAMSSGAVASATPDTPTLAASGAGDSAPTAATCVSVPPASIMERISASKGLISPMMARLAAAALKPSAAFDPGNGQQASPARFAPAPLKQEPGDSAGAPGPLEASQDRSVDLTVKEASNESNGHAVPANSSLLSSLMNKMSQGNPNHGSLLNIKMEVEGSPAMESSPFPGKASKALVQEKLSEPWKVYLRRFGTKDFCDAQCDFLHKAHFHCVVEECGALFSTLDGAIKHANFHFRTEGGAVKGNSEASFPASAAETKPSLAPSSPPAPPVTTATVSSMEGPTPSLAAVPSTPTLLAWKQLASTIPQMPQIPASVPHLPTSPLATTSLENAKPQVKPGFLQFQENDPCLATDCKYANKFHFHCLFGNCKYVCKTSGKAESHCLDHINPNNNLVNVRDQFAYYSLQCLCPNQHCEFRMRGHYHCLRTSCYFVTNITTKLPWHIKKHEKAERRAANGFKYFTKREECGRLGCKYNQVNSHFHCIREGCQFSFLLKHQMTSHARKHMRRMLGKNFDRVPPSQGPPSLMDTETDEYMDYTGCSPGAVSSESSTMDRSCSSTPVGNESTAAGNTISMPTASGAKKRFWIIEDMSPFGKRRKTASSRKMLDEGMMLEGFRRFDLYEDCKDAACQFSLKVTHYHCTRENCGYKFCGRTHMYKHAQHHDRVDNLVLDDFKRFKASLSCHFTDCPFSGTSTHFHCLRCRFRCTDSTKVTAHRKHHGKQDVISAAGFCQFSSSADCAVPDCKYKLKCSHFHCTYPGCRHTVVGMSQMDSHKRKHEKQERGETGSEGPTPGPAGGLDSSLSLGTEPGGSLLFLQTAAAGLGLGLGDSGEPAPPDGLGPREGPAAPAPAPGPSPPAGESSQEEEEEELELNEEEADDDEDDEEEDEDDEEEDEDDDEEDDEDLRTDSEESLPEAAPGARSPERAALSAPAVPAPPAPAAPSAAASP; from the exons CTGAAGGCGCCCGGTGCACCGACCCGCCCACAGGCAAGCCCGCGATGGCGGCCAAGCGCAAAGGCGGCCTGAAACTCAACGCCATCTGCGCCAAGCTGAGCCGCCAGGTGGTGGTGGAGaagggggcagagcctggcaCCCACACCCAGGGCAGCCCACGGAGGCCCCAGGACAAAGAGCGCGGAGGCGCTGAGTCAGGGGCAGCCCGGGCCCCCCACAGCGAAGAAGACAAGAGGCGGGCGGTGATCGAAAAGTGGGTCAACGGGGAGTACAGTGAGGAGCCGGCACCCACTCCCGTGTTGGGGCGGACTGCCCGCGAGGGCCTGGAGCTGCCACCCGAGGGCGTTTACATGGTGCAGCCACAGGGCTGTAGCGACGAGGAGGACCACAGCGAGGAGCCCCCCAAGGACGGCAGCGCAGCCggagaaaaggacacagacaGGGCGGCCTCCAAGGACGACAGTGGCCCCAGCACCAAACAGGCGTCAG GAGAGGCCTCCTCCCTGCGGGACTACGCGGCCACCACCATGACCGAGTTCCTCGGCATGTTTGGCTACGATGACCAGAACACGAGAGACGAGCTAGCCAGGAAGATCAGCTTCGAGAAGCTGCGTGGGGGCCCCACCCCCGAGGCGGCCACCTCCTCCACGCTGCCCACCGCGGAGGATGCCCTCAGCAAGCGGGCGCGTTTCTCCAAGTACGAGGAGTACATCCGGAAGCTGAAGGCCGGCGAGCAGCTCTCCTGGCCGGCCCACGGCACGAAGGCCGAGGATCGGGCTGGCAAGGAGGCGGTGGGCCCCCTGCCCGGCCTGCGGCTGCCCAGCAACACGGCACACCTGGAGACCAAGGCCACCATCCTGCCACTGCCCTCGCACGGCGGTGTCCCCATGCAGGGCCTCGTGGCCCGAGCCTCCAAGTATGACTTCTTCATCCAGAAACTGAAGACGGGCGAGAACCTGCGGCCCCAGAACGGGAGCACCTACAAGAAGCCATCCAAGTACGACCTGGAGAACGTTAAGTACCTGCACCTCTTCAAACCTGGTGAGGGCAGCCCCGACATGGGCGGGGCCATTGCCTTCAAGACAGGCAAGGTGGGCCGCCCCTCCAAATACGATGTCCGGGCCATCCAGAAGCCAGGCCCCGCCAAGGTTCCACCCACTCCCAGCCTGGCGCCTGCTCCCCTCGCCAGCGGGCCCAGTGCCCCCAGCGCCGCCGGCCCAGGGCCTGagccacccacctccctgcccttcaGCACTCCTGAGTACCTGAAGTCGGCTTTCTCCAAAACAGACTCCATCACCACGGGGACCGTCTCCACTGTCAA GAACGgattgcccacagataaaccagctGTCACCGAAGATGTAAACATTTACCAGAAATATATTGCCAG GTTCTCCGGCAGTCAGCACTGCGGCCACATCCACTGTGCCTACCAGTACCGCGAGCACTACCACTGCCTCGACCCCGAGTGCAACTACCAG CGGTTCACGAGCAAGCAGGACGTGATCCGGCACTACAACATGCACAAGAAGCGGGACAACTCGCTGCAGCACGGCTTCATGCGCTTCAGCCCGCTGGACGACTGCAGCGTCTACTACCACGGCTGCCACCTCAACGGGAAGAGCACCCACTACCACTGCATGCAG GTGGGCTGTAACAAGGTGTATACGAGCACGTCAGACGTGATGACGCACGAGAACTTCCACAAGAAGAACACCCAGCTCATCAACGACGGCTTCCAGCGCTTCCGAGCCACCGAGGACTGCGGCACGGCCGACTGCCAGTTCTACGGGCAGAAGACCACCCACTTCCACTGCAG GCGCCCTGGCTGCACATTCACCTTCAAGAACAAGTGTGACATCGAGAAGCACAAGAGCTACCACATCAAGGATGATGCCTACGCCAAGGACGGCTTCAAGAAGTTCTACAAGTACGAGGAGTGCAAGTACGAGGGCTGCGTGTACAGCAAGGCCACCAACCACTTCCACTGCATCCGCGCCGGCTGCGGCTTCACCTTCACCTCCACCAGCCAGATGACCTCGCACAAACGCAAGCACGAGCGCCGGCACATCCGCTCCTCGGGCGTGCTGGGGCTGCCGCCCTCACTGCTGGGCGCCAAGGACACCGAGCACGAGGAGTCCAGCAACGACGACCTGGTGGACTTCTCTGCCCTGAGCAGCAAGAACTCCAGCCTCAGCGCCTCCCCCACCAGCCAGCAgtcctctgcctccctggctgCTGCCACAGCCACCGCCGAGGCCGTGCCCAGCGCCACCAAGCCTCCCAACAGCAAGATCTCGGGGCTGCTGTCCCAGGGCCTGCCTGGCTCCATCCCCCTGGCACTGGCCCTCTCCAACTCAGGCCTGCCCACCACGGCACCATACTTCCCCACTCTTCCGGGCCGCGGGAGCGCCTCCCTGCCTGTGGGTACCCCCGGCCTCATGGGTGCCATGTCCTCAGGGGCGGTGGCCTCGGCGACCCCTGACACACCCACTCTGGCTGCCTCCGGAgctggtgactcagcccccaccgCTGCCACCTGTGTCTCGGTGCCCCCCGCCTCCATCATGGAGAGGATCTCCGCGAGCAAGGGCCTCATCTCGCCCATGATGGCCAGGCTGGCCGCAGCTGCACTCAAGCCCTCTGCCGCCTTTGATCCAG GAAATGGGCAGCAGGCCAGTCCTGCCAGGTTTGCCCCGGCCCCGCTGAAGCAGGAGCCCGGGGACAGCGCTGGCGCCCCAGGGCCCCTCGAGGCCTCCCAGGACCGCAGTGTGGACCTGACAGTGAAGGAGGCCAG CAATGAATCAAATGGCCACGCAGTCCCAGCAAATTCATCTCTTTTATCCTCGCTTATGAATAAG ATGTCTCAGGGCAACCCCAATCATGGCAGCCTGTTGAACATCAAGATGGAAGTGGAGGGGAGCCCCGCCATGGAGTCCTCACCCTTCCCGGGCAAGGCCTCGAAGGCGCTGGTGCAGGAGAAGCTGTCAGAGCCATGGAAGGTGTACCTACGCAG GTTTGGTACCAAGGACTTCTGTGATGCCCAGTGCGACTTTCTTCACAAGGCCCACTTCCACTGCGTGGTAGAGGAGTGTGGCGCGCTTTTCAGCACCCTGGACGGGGCCATCAAGCATGCCAA CTTCCACTTCCGGACGGAGGGAGGAGCCGTGAAAGGAAACTCGGAGGCTTCCTTCCCAGCCTCGGCTGCTGAGACCAAACCTTCCTTGGCCCCCTCATCCCCTCCGGCGCCTCCCGTCACCACGGCCACAGTTTCCTCTATGGAGGGGCCGACTCCCAGCCTGGCCGCGGtgccctccactcccaccctgcTCGCCTGGAAGCAGCTGGCTTCCACCATCCCCCAGATGCCTCAGATTCCAGCGTCCGTGCCTCACCTGCCCACTTCGCCCTTGGCAACGACCTCTCTAGAGAACGCCAAGCCCCAGGTCAAACCCGGATTCCTCCAGTTCCAGGAGAA CGACCCTTGCCTGGCGACGGACTGCAAGTACGCCAACAAGTTCCACTTCCACTGTCTCTTCGGGAACTGCAAGTACGTCTGCAAAACCTCCGGCAAGGCCGAGTCCCACTGCCTGGACCACATCAACCCCAACAACAACCTGGTGAACGTGCGAGACCAGTTCGCCTACTACTCCCTGCAGTGTCTCTGTCCCAACCAG CACTGCGAGTTCCGGATGCGCGGGCACTACCACTGTCTCCGGACCAGCTGCTACTTTGTGACCAACATCACCACCAAGCTGCCATGGCACATAAAGAAGCATGAGAAGGCCGAGCGGCGGGCAGCCAACGGATTCAAGTACTTCACCAAGCGTGAGGAGTGCGGCCGGCTAG GCTGCAAGTACAACCAGGTGAACAGCCACTTCCACTGCATCCGCGAGGGCTGCCAGTTCTCCTTCCTGCTCAAGCACCAGATGACCTCCCACGCCCGGAAGCACATGAGGCGGATGCTGGGGAAAAACTTCGACCGGGTGCCCCCCTCCCAG GGCCCCCCGAGCCTGATGGACACAGAGACGGATGAGTACATGGATTACACCGGCTGCAGCCCAGGCGCCGTGTCCTCTGAGTCTTCCACCATGGACCGGAGCTGCTCCAGCACCCCTGTGGGCAACGAGAGCACCGCAGCAG ggaaCACCATCTCCATGCCCACAGCCTCAGGGGCCAAAAAGCGCTTCTGGATCATTGAGGACATGTCACCTTTTGGGAAGCGGCGCAAGACAGCCTCCTCGCGCAAGATGCTGGACGAGGGCATGATGCTGGAGGGCTTCCGGCGCTTCGACCTCTACGAGGACTGCAAGGACGCCGCCTGCCAGTTCTCGCTCAAGGTCACTCACTACCACTGCACGCGTGAGAACTGCGGCTACAAGTTCTGTGGGCGCACACACATGTACAAGCACGCGCAGCACCACGACCGTGTGGACAACCTTGTGCTGGACGACTTCAAGCGCTTCAAGGCCTCGCTCAGCTGTCACTTCACCGACTGCCCCTTCTCGGGCACCAGCACGCACTTCCACTGCCTGCGTTGCCGCTTCCGCTGCACCGACAGCACCAAGGTCACGGCGCACCGCAAGCACCACGGCAAGCAGGACGTGATCAGCGCGGCCGGCTTCTGCCAGTTCAGCTCGAGCGCCGACTGCGCCGTGCCGGACTGCAAGTACAAGCTCAAGTGCTCGCACTTCCACTGCACGTACCCAGGCTGCCGCCACACGGTCGTGGGCATGTCACAGATGGACTCGCACAAGCGCAAGCACGAGAAGCAGGAGCGAGGCGAGACGGGCTCCGAGGGCCCCACGCCCGGCCCGGCCGGTGGCCTGGACAGCTCGCTGTCGCTGGGCACCGAGCCTGGGGGCTCCCTGCTCTTCTTGCAGACGGCTGCCgccggcctgggcctggggctgggcgaCTCGGGCGAACCCGCCCCGCCCGACGGCCTAGGGCCCCGCGAAGGCCCTGCCGCGCCAGCGCCCgcgccaggccccagccccccgGCTGGAGAGTCGtcgcaggaagaggaggaggaggagctggagctgAACGAGGAGGAGGCAGACGACGACGAGGATGACGAGGAGGAGGACGAGGACGACGAGGAGGAGGACGAAGACGACGATGAAGAGGACGACGAGGACCTGCGCACCGACTCGGAGGAGTCGCTGCCCGAGGCCGCGCCGGGCGCGCGGAGCCCAGAGCGGGCGGCCCTCAGCGCCCCCGCAGTCCCCGCGCCCCCCGCGCCTGCCGCGCCCTCCGCTGCCGCCTCGCCCTAG
- the CASZ1 gene encoding zinc finger protein castor homolog 1 isoform X2 yields MKVDYLSEFGFRLSDYEFGTKERRMDLGTAEGARCTDPPTGKPAMAAKRKGGLKLNAICAKLSRQVVVEKGAEPGTHTQGSPRRPQDKERGGAESGAARAPHSEEDKRRAVIEKWVNGEYSEEPAPTPVLGRTAREGLELPPEGVYMVQPQGCSDEEDHSEEPPKDGSAAGEKDTDRAASKDDSGPSTKQASGEASSLRDYAATTMTEFLGMFGYDDQNTRDELARKISFEKLRGGPTPEAATSSTLPTAEDALSKRARFSKYEEYIRKLKAGEQLSWPAHGTKAEDRAGKEAVGPLPGLRLPSNTAHLETKATILPLPSHGGVPMQGLVARASKYDFFIQKLKTGENLRPQNGSTYKKPSKYDLENVKYLHLFKPGEGSPDMGGAIAFKTGKVGRPSKYDVRAIQKPGPAKVPPTPSLAPAPLASGPSAPSAAGPGPEPPTSLPFSTPEYLKSAFSKTDSITTGTVSTVKNGLPTDKPAVTEDVNIYQKYIARFSGSQHCGHIHCAYQYREHYHCLDPECNYQRFTSKQDVIRHYNMHKKRDNSLQHGFMRFSPLDDCSVYYHGCHLNGKSTHYHCMQVGCNKVYTSTSDVMTHENFHKKNTQLINDGFQRFRATEDCGTADCQFYGQKTTHFHCRRPGCTFTFKNKCDIEKHKSYHIKDDAYAKDGFKKFYKYEECKYEGCVYSKATNHFHCIRAGCGFTFTSTSQMTSHKRKHERRHIRSSGVLGLPPSLLGAKDTEHEESSNDDLVDFSALSSKNSSLSASPTSQQSSASLAAATATAEAVPSATKPPNSKISGLLSQGLPGSIPLALALSNSGLPTTAPYFPTLPGRGSASLPVGTPGLMGAMSSGAVASATPDTPTLAASGAGDSAPTAATCVSVPPASIMERISASKGLISPMMARLAAAALKPSAAFDPGNGQQASPARFAPAPLKQEPGDSAGAPGPLEASQDRSVDLTVKEASNESNGHAVPANSSLLSSLMNKMSQGNPNHGSLLNIKMEVEGSPAMESSPFPGKASKALVQEKLSEPWKVYLRRFGTKDFCDAQCDFLHKAHFHCVVEECGALFSTLDGAIKHANFHFRTEGGAVKGNSEASFPASAAETKPSLAPSSPPAPPVTTATVSSMEGPTPSLAAVPSTPTLLAWKQLASTIPQMPQIPASVPHLPTSPLATTSLENAKPQVKPGFLQFQENDPCLATDCKYANKFHFHCLFGNCKYVCKTSGKAESHCLDHINPNNNLVNVRDQFAYYSLQCLCPNQHCEFRMRGHYHCLRTSCYFVTNITTKLPWHIKKHEKAERRAANGFKYFTKREECGRLGCKYNQVNSHFHCIREGCQFSFLLKHQMTSHARKHMRRMLGKNFDRVPPSQGPPSLMDTETDEYMDYTGCSPGAVSSESSTMDRSCSSTPVGNESTAAGNTISMPTASGAKKRFWIIEDMSPFGKRRKTASSRKMLDEGMMLEGFRRFDLYEDCKDAACQFSLKVTHYHCTRENCGYKFCGRTHMYKHAQHHDRVDNLVLDDFKRFKASLSCHFTDCPFSGTSTHFHCLRCRFRCTDSTKVTAHRKHHGKQDVISAAGFCQFSSSADCAVPDCKYKLKCSHFHCTYPGCRHTVVGMSQMDSHKRKHEKQERGETGSEGPTPGPAGGLDSSLSLGTEPGGSLLFLQTAAAGLGLGLGDSGEPAPPDGLGPREGPAAPAPAPGPSPPAGESSQEEEEEELELNEEEADDDEDDEEEDEDDEEEDEDDDEEDDEDLRTDSEESLPEAAPGARSPERAALSAPAVPAPPAPAAPSAAASP; encoded by the exons CTGAAGGCGCCCGGTGCACCGACCCGCCCACAGGCAAGCCCGCGATGGCGGCCAAGCGCAAAGGCGGCCTGAAACTCAACGCCATCTGCGCCAAGCTGAGCCGCCAGGTGGTGGTGGAGaagggggcagagcctggcaCCCACACCCAGGGCAGCCCACGGAGGCCCCAGGACAAAGAGCGCGGAGGCGCTGAGTCAGGGGCAGCCCGGGCCCCCCACAGCGAAGAAGACAAGAGGCGGGCGGTGATCGAAAAGTGGGTCAACGGGGAGTACAGTGAGGAGCCGGCACCCACTCCCGTGTTGGGGCGGACTGCCCGCGAGGGCCTGGAGCTGCCACCCGAGGGCGTTTACATGGTGCAGCCACAGGGCTGTAGCGACGAGGAGGACCACAGCGAGGAGCCCCCCAAGGACGGCAGCGCAGCCggagaaaaggacacagacaGGGCGGCCTCCAAGGACGACAGTGGCCCCAGCACCAAACAGGCGTCAG GAGAGGCCTCCTCCCTGCGGGACTACGCGGCCACCACCATGACCGAGTTCCTCGGCATGTTTGGCTACGATGACCAGAACACGAGAGACGAGCTAGCCAGGAAGATCAGCTTCGAGAAGCTGCGTGGGGGCCCCACCCCCGAGGCGGCCACCTCCTCCACGCTGCCCACCGCGGAGGATGCCCTCAGCAAGCGGGCGCGTTTCTCCAAGTACGAGGAGTACATCCGGAAGCTGAAGGCCGGCGAGCAGCTCTCCTGGCCGGCCCACGGCACGAAGGCCGAGGATCGGGCTGGCAAGGAGGCGGTGGGCCCCCTGCCCGGCCTGCGGCTGCCCAGCAACACGGCACACCTGGAGACCAAGGCCACCATCCTGCCACTGCCCTCGCACGGCGGTGTCCCCATGCAGGGCCTCGTGGCCCGAGCCTCCAAGTATGACTTCTTCATCCAGAAACTGAAGACGGGCGAGAACCTGCGGCCCCAGAACGGGAGCACCTACAAGAAGCCATCCAAGTACGACCTGGAGAACGTTAAGTACCTGCACCTCTTCAAACCTGGTGAGGGCAGCCCCGACATGGGCGGGGCCATTGCCTTCAAGACAGGCAAGGTGGGCCGCCCCTCCAAATACGATGTCCGGGCCATCCAGAAGCCAGGCCCCGCCAAGGTTCCACCCACTCCCAGCCTGGCGCCTGCTCCCCTCGCCAGCGGGCCCAGTGCCCCCAGCGCCGCCGGCCCAGGGCCTGagccacccacctccctgcccttcaGCACTCCTGAGTACCTGAAGTCGGCTTTCTCCAAAACAGACTCCATCACCACGGGGACCGTCTCCACTGTCAA GAACGgattgcccacagataaaccagctGTCACCGAAGATGTAAACATTTACCAGAAATATATTGCCAG GTTCTCCGGCAGTCAGCACTGCGGCCACATCCACTGTGCCTACCAGTACCGCGAGCACTACCACTGCCTCGACCCCGAGTGCAACTACCAG CGGTTCACGAGCAAGCAGGACGTGATCCGGCACTACAACATGCACAAGAAGCGGGACAACTCGCTGCAGCACGGCTTCATGCGCTTCAGCCCGCTGGACGACTGCAGCGTCTACTACCACGGCTGCCACCTCAACGGGAAGAGCACCCACTACCACTGCATGCAG GTGGGCTGTAACAAGGTGTATACGAGCACGTCAGACGTGATGACGCACGAGAACTTCCACAAGAAGAACACCCAGCTCATCAACGACGGCTTCCAGCGCTTCCGAGCCACCGAGGACTGCGGCACGGCCGACTGCCAGTTCTACGGGCAGAAGACCACCCACTTCCACTGCAG GCGCCCTGGCTGCACATTCACCTTCAAGAACAAGTGTGACATCGAGAAGCACAAGAGCTACCACATCAAGGATGATGCCTACGCCAAGGACGGCTTCAAGAAGTTCTACAAGTACGAGGAGTGCAAGTACGAGGGCTGCGTGTACAGCAAGGCCACCAACCACTTCCACTGCATCCGCGCCGGCTGCGGCTTCACCTTCACCTCCACCAGCCAGATGACCTCGCACAAACGCAAGCACGAGCGCCGGCACATCCGCTCCTCGGGCGTGCTGGGGCTGCCGCCCTCACTGCTGGGCGCCAAGGACACCGAGCACGAGGAGTCCAGCAACGACGACCTGGTGGACTTCTCTGCCCTGAGCAGCAAGAACTCCAGCCTCAGCGCCTCCCCCACCAGCCAGCAgtcctctgcctccctggctgCTGCCACAGCCACCGCCGAGGCCGTGCCCAGCGCCACCAAGCCTCCCAACAGCAAGATCTCGGGGCTGCTGTCCCAGGGCCTGCCTGGCTCCATCCCCCTGGCACTGGCCCTCTCCAACTCAGGCCTGCCCACCACGGCACCATACTTCCCCACTCTTCCGGGCCGCGGGAGCGCCTCCCTGCCTGTGGGTACCCCCGGCCTCATGGGTGCCATGTCCTCAGGGGCGGTGGCCTCGGCGACCCCTGACACACCCACTCTGGCTGCCTCCGGAgctggtgactcagcccccaccgCTGCCACCTGTGTCTCGGTGCCCCCCGCCTCCATCATGGAGAGGATCTCCGCGAGCAAGGGCCTCATCTCGCCCATGATGGCCAGGCTGGCCGCAGCTGCACTCAAGCCCTCTGCCGCCTTTGATCCAG GAAATGGGCAGCAGGCCAGTCCTGCCAGGTTTGCCCCGGCCCCGCTGAAGCAGGAGCCCGGGGACAGCGCTGGCGCCCCAGGGCCCCTCGAGGCCTCCCAGGACCGCAGTGTGGACCTGACAGTGAAGGAGGCCAG CAATGAATCAAATGGCCACGCAGTCCCAGCAAATTCATCTCTTTTATCCTCGCTTATGAATAAG ATGTCTCAGGGCAACCCCAATCATGGCAGCCTGTTGAACATCAAGATGGAAGTGGAGGGGAGCCCCGCCATGGAGTCCTCACCCTTCCCGGGCAAGGCCTCGAAGGCGCTGGTGCAGGAGAAGCTGTCAGAGCCATGGAAGGTGTACCTACGCAG GTTTGGTACCAAGGACTTCTGTGATGCCCAGTGCGACTTTCTTCACAAGGCCCACTTCCACTGCGTGGTAGAGGAGTGTGGCGCGCTTTTCAGCACCCTGGACGGGGCCATCAAGCATGCCAA CTTCCACTTCCGGACGGAGGGAGGAGCCGTGAAAGGAAACTCGGAGGCTTCCTTCCCAGCCTCGGCTGCTGAGACCAAACCTTCCTTGGCCCCCTCATCCCCTCCGGCGCCTCCCGTCACCACGGCCACAGTTTCCTCTATGGAGGGGCCGACTCCCAGCCTGGCCGCGGtgccctccactcccaccctgcTCGCCTGGAAGCAGCTGGCTTCCACCATCCCCCAGATGCCTCAGATTCCAGCGTCCGTGCCTCACCTGCCCACTTCGCCCTTGGCAACGACCTCTCTAGAGAACGCCAAGCCCCAGGTCAAACCCGGATTCCTCCAGTTCCAGGAGAA CGACCCTTGCCTGGCGACGGACTGCAAGTACGCCAACAAGTTCCACTTCCACTGTCTCTTCGGGAACTGCAAGTACGTCTGCAAAACCTCCGGCAAGGCCGAGTCCCACTGCCTGGACCACATCAACCCCAACAACAACCTGGTGAACGTGCGAGACCAGTTCGCCTACTACTCCCTGCAGTGTCTCTGTCCCAACCAG CACTGCGAGTTCCGGATGCGCGGGCACTACCACTGTCTCCGGACCAGCTGCTACTTTGTGACCAACATCACCACCAAGCTGCCATGGCACATAAAGAAGCATGAGAAGGCCGAGCGGCGGGCAGCCAACGGATTCAAGTACTTCACCAAGCGTGAGGAGTGCGGCCGGCTAG GCTGCAAGTACAACCAGGTGAACAGCCACTTCCACTGCATCCGCGAGGGCTGCCAGTTCTCCTTCCTGCTCAAGCACCAGATGACCTCCCACGCCCGGAAGCACATGAGGCGGATGCTGGGGAAAAACTTCGACCGGGTGCCCCCCTCCCAG GGCCCCCCGAGCCTGATGGACACAGAGACGGATGAGTACATGGATTACACCGGCTGCAGCCCAGGCGCCGTGTCCTCTGAGTCTTCCACCATGGACCGGAGCTGCTCCAGCACCCCTGTGGGCAACGAGAGCACCGCAGCAG ggaaCACCATCTCCATGCCCACAGCCTCAGGGGCCAAAAAGCGCTTCTGGATCATTGAGGACATGTCACCTTTTGGGAAGCGGCGCAAGACAGCCTCCTCGCGCAAGATGCTGGACGAGGGCATGATGCTGGAGGGCTTCCGGCGCTTCGACCTCTACGAGGACTGCAAGGACGCCGCCTGCCAGTTCTCGCTCAAGGTCACTCACTACCACTGCACGCGTGAGAACTGCGGCTACAAGTTCTGTGGGCGCACACACATGTACAAGCACGCGCAGCACCACGACCGTGTGGACAACCTTGTGCTGGACGACTTCAAGCGCTTCAAGGCCTCGCTCAGCTGTCACTTCACCGACTGCCCCTTCTCGGGCACCAGCACGCACTTCCACTGCCTGCGTTGCCGCTTCCGCTGCACCGACAGCACCAAGGTCACGGCGCACCGCAAGCACCACGGCAAGCAGGACGTGATCAGCGCGGCCGGCTTCTGCCAGTTCAGCTCGAGCGCCGACTGCGCCGTGCCGGACTGCAAGTACAAGCTCAAGTGCTCGCACTTCCACTGCACGTACCCAGGCTGCCGCCACACGGTCGTGGGCATGTCACAGATGGACTCGCACAAGCGCAAGCACGAGAAGCAGGAGCGAGGCGAGACGGGCTCCGAGGGCCCCACGCCCGGCCCGGCCGGTGGCCTGGACAGCTCGCTGTCGCTGGGCACCGAGCCTGGGGGCTCCCTGCTCTTCTTGCAGACGGCTGCCgccggcctgggcctggggctgggcgaCTCGGGCGAACCCGCCCCGCCCGACGGCCTAGGGCCCCGCGAAGGCCCTGCCGCGCCAGCGCCCgcgccaggccccagccccccgGCTGGAGAGTCGtcgcaggaagaggaggaggaggagctggagctgAACGAGGAGGAGGCAGACGACGACGAGGATGACGAGGAGGAGGACGAGGACGACGAGGAGGAGGACGAAGACGACGATGAAGAGGACGACGAGGACCTGCGCACCGACTCGGAGGAGTCGCTGCCCGAGGCCGCGCCGGGCGCGCGGAGCCCAGAGCGGGCGGCCCTCAGCGCCCCCGCAGTCCCCGCGCCCCCCGCGCCTGCCGCGCCCTCCGCTGCCGCCTCGCCCTAG